A genomic stretch from Aedes albopictus strain Foshan chromosome 2, AalbF5, whole genome shotgun sequence includes:
- the LOC134288987 gene encoding uncharacterized protein LOC134288987: MKDDCEESDVKSNMSKKIQSPSVQISSRKDFSCSICDEPGHLGRDCREFRNTSVERRWMIVKHMGLCTLCIFNHDKWPCRSKVRCEVDGCNGLHHSLLHPPMTEGANMEACCNSHTLPSKTALFRVIPVTLYGENKRYNTLALVDEGSSTSLIDNDIAEFLQLNGPREPFEMRWTNGVSRTGTHSRNVEMKITGFDQRKDCELCVARTVSKLDLPAQQLDADKLIEEFRHLDGIEIPSYKLNTPKLLIGIDNMHLIAPVASRIGEKGQPVAVKCKLGWTIYGPRPNILSDVHFLGHHRCACEECSKADQDLNQMLRENFQLEAVGVSPVRLESKDECKAREILEKTTKRISDRFETGLLWKDGAPKFPSSYAMAYKRMKNLESRLDRNPRIREELQKQIDEYVSKGYAHKITEREMSETPPERCWYLPLNYVVKSKKPGKIRMVWDAAAKTKGVSFNDSLLKGPDLVASLSGVINGFRERKVAFGGDIREMFHQILVRQEDRQAQRFLFKSDVNCEPDTYVMDVVIFGASCSPCLAQFVKNLNAQEHLQEYPAAADAIIRKHYVDDYFDSVDTEDEAIVRAKQVRRVHADAGFEIRNWMSNSPIVLEELGEVDSKTAKSLDVISDTERVLGVMWRTDIDSFVFSTEFRDDLRPYIQEGAWPTKRIALRCIMSMFDPKQFLAPVLIHGRILMQDLWRNGIGWDEKIGPTHYDRWLRWTELFPLINNISIPRCYLGRLSSTAYGAMQLHVFTDAVEDAYGCVAYFRFAEEENVHCAFVEAKAKVAPLQYLSIPRKELEAAVLGARLLKAICENHSVAGFPKVPHHDSILMTVTLLFP; the protein is encoded by the coding sequence ATGAAAGACGATTGTGAGGAAAGCGATGTCAAAAGTAATATGTCCAAAAAAATACAATCACCATCGgtacagatttcttcaagaaaggaCTTCAGTTGCTCTATCTGTGATGAACCGGGTCATTTGGGACGGGATTGCCGAGAGTTCCGGAATACAAGTGTGGAGCGTAGGTGGATGATAGTGAAGCATATGGGCCTGTGTACGCTTTGCATATTCAACCACGACAAATGGCCTTGCAGATCTAAGGTGCGTTGTGAGGTCGACGGATGCAATGGTTTACATCATTCGCTACTGCACCCCCCGATGACAGAAGGCGCCAATATGGAGGCATGTTGTAACAGTCACACTCTGCCGAGTAAGACAGCTTTGTTCCGCGTAATTCCCGttacgttgtatggagaaaacaAGAGATACAACACGCTCGCCCTGGTAGATGAAGGATCGTCTACGTCACTGATCGATAATGATATAGCTGAATTCCTGCAGTTAAATGGGCCTCGAGAACCATTTGAAATGCGTTGGACAAATGGAGTTAGTCGCACAGGAACTCATTCAAGAAATGTTGAGATGAAGATTACCGGATTCGACCAAAGAAAGGATTGTGAACTATGCGTGGCAAGGACAGTTAGCAAGCTAGATCTTCCGGCCCAACAGTTGGATGCAGATAAGCTGATCGAAGAATTCCGACACTTGGATGGAATTGAAATTCCGAGCTACAAGCTAAATACGCCGAAGTTGTTGATCGGGATTGACAATATGCACCTCATCGCACCTGTGGCTTCGCGTATCGGAGAAAAGGGACAGCCAGTCGCTGTTAAATGCAAGTTGGGATGGACAATTTATGGACCGAGACCGAATATACTGTCAGATGTCCATTTCCTTGGCCATCACCGATGCGCGTGCGAGGAGTGCAGTAAAGCTGATCAAGACTTGAATCAAATGTTACGTGAAAATTTCCAGCTTGAAGCCGTAGGTGTTTCGCCCGTGCGATTGGAATCAAAAGACGAATGCAAGGCTCGAGAGATTCTCGAAAAGACGACAAAACGAATTAGTGATCGGTTTGAAACTGGACTTCTTTGGAAAGATGGTGCACCAAAATTTCCAAGCAGCTATGCGATGGCGTACAAGCGGATGAAGAACCTAGAATCTCGATTGGATcggaatccgagaatccgagaagaaCTGCAGAAGCAAATTGACGAGTATGTGTCCAAGGGTTACGCGCATAAGATCACGGAACGTGAGATGTCGGAGACACCGCCGGAGCGGTGTTGGTACTTACCCTTGAACTACGTCGTCAAGTCAAAGAAACCTGGAAAAATAAGAATGGTGTGGGATGCAGCAGCAAAGACAAAGGGTGTTTCGTTCAACGATAGCCTTCTGAAGGGACCGGATCTGGTTGCATCATTGTCTGGAGTAATCAACGGCTTTCGTGAGCGAAAAGTGGCATTCGGTGGTGACATCCGAGAAATGTTTCACCAGATTTTGGTGCGACAGGAAGATAGACAGGCTCAACGTTTCTTGTTTAAGTCAGATGTCAACTGCGAACCGGACACCTACGTGATGGACGTGGTTATTTTTGGTGCAAGCTGTTCTCCATGCTTGGCGCAGTTTGTCAAGAATCTCAATGCCCAAGAACATCTACAAGAGTATCCAGCAGCGGCTGACGCTATTATTCGTAAACATTATGTTGACGACTATTTCGATAGCGTAGATACGGAAGATGAAGCGATAGTACGAGCCAAACAAGTTAGGAGGGTGCATGCAGACGCTGGCTTCGAAATACGGAACTGGATGAGCAATTCACCAATAGTTTTGGAAGAACTCGGTGAAGTGGATTCAAAAACAGCAAAGTCTCTTGATGTAATCTCCGATACAGAAAGAGTCCTGGGAGTCATGTGGCGAACGGACATTGATTCATTTGTATTCTCCACCGAATTCAGGGATGACTTGAGGCCTTACATTCAAGAAGGAGCCTGGCCCACAAAACGAATCGCTTTGCGTTGTATCATGAGCATGTTcgatccgaagcaattcctggcgccGGTATTGATTCACGGTCGAATCTTGATGCAGGACTTATGGCGAAATGGCATCGGTTGGGATGAAAAAATAGGGCCGACACATTACGATCGTTGGCTTCGATGGACAGAGTTGTTTCCGTTAATAAATAATATAAGTATTCCTCGATGTTATCTCGGAAGACTGAGTTCAACTGCATATGGGGCCATGCAACTGCATGTATTCACGGACGCTGTAGAGGACGCTTATGGGTGTGTAG